The Pseudomonas iranensis genome includes a window with the following:
- a CDS encoding zinc transporter ZntB, whose protein sequence is MFEEENAQWGLVHALVLDGKGGARSIARTELDDLQLQAHESLWLHWDRSHPQTQTWLRKSSGLNEFTCDLLLEENTRPRLLPLPDFELLLFLRGVNLNPGAEPEDMVSVRIFASAQRVISLRLRPLRATDELLALLVEGKGPRTSSELMLYLAQFLTNKVQDLVTCLSEVVDEEEEKLDADERYTPEHGAILHIRRRAAGLKRFLAPQRDIFGQLTRIKLPWFVEDDADYWNELNNSLTRYLEELELTRERVGLVLEAEDRRLSVHMNRTMYRFGIITCIFLPMSFITGLLGINVGGIPFAESPYGFLIACLTVLALAFGQWWLFRRLRWV, encoded by the coding sequence ATGTTCGAGGAAGAAAACGCGCAATGGGGGCTGGTGCATGCCCTGGTGCTGGACGGCAAGGGCGGTGCGCGTTCGATAGCCCGGACTGAGCTCGACGATTTGCAGCTGCAGGCCCATGAAAGCCTGTGGCTGCACTGGGATCGCAGCCATCCGCAGACCCAGACCTGGCTGCGTAAATCCAGCGGGCTCAATGAATTCACCTGCGATCTATTGCTGGAAGAGAACACCCGCCCGCGTCTGTTGCCATTGCCCGACTTTGAGCTGTTGCTGTTTCTGCGCGGGGTCAATCTCAATCCCGGCGCCGAGCCGGAAGACATGGTCTCGGTGCGGATTTTCGCCTCCGCTCAGCGCGTGATTTCCCTGCGTTTGCGCCCGTTGCGGGCTACGGATGAGTTGCTGGCGCTGCTGGTTGAGGGCAAAGGGCCGAGAACTTCCTCGGAATTGATGCTGTATCTGGCGCAGTTCCTCACGAATAAAGTGCAGGATCTGGTCACATGCCTGTCGGAAGTGGTCGATGAGGAAGAAGAAAAGCTCGACGCCGACGAACGGTATACGCCCGAGCATGGGGCGATTTTGCACATCCGTCGCAGAGCGGCCGGGCTGAAGCGTTTTCTCGCCCCACAGCGGGATATTTTCGGCCAGCTGACGCGGATCAAACTGCCGTGGTTCGTCGAAGACGACGCCGACTACTGGAACGAGTTGAACAACAGCCTGACCCGTTATCTGGAAGAGCTCGAATTGACCCGAGAGCGCGTGGGGCTTGTGCTGGAGGCCGAAGACCGGCGTTTGAGCGTGCACATGAACCGCACCATGTACCGCTTCGGCATCATTACCTGCATCTTTTTGCCGATGAGTTTCATCACCGGTCTGCTCGGCATCAATGTCGGCGGTATTCCGTTCGCCGAAAGCCCGTATGGCTTCCTGATCGCCTGTCTGACGGTGCTCGCCCTGGCATTCGGCCAGTGGTGGTTGTTCCGTCGATTGCGCTGGGTGTGA
- a CDS encoding mechanosensitive ion channel family protein → MELDLWTQSLVTAMTALWTKVANFIPNLFGALVVLLLGFVVAKLLDTLLSKLLAKLGLDRLMGGTGLTKLMSRAGLQVPISTLIGKIVYWFVLLIFLVSAAESLGLERVSATLDMLALYLPKVFGAALVLLVGVLLAQLANGLVRGAAEGVGLDYASGLGRIAQGLVIIISISVAISQLEVKTDLLNHVIVIVLITVGLAVALAMGLGSREIAGQILAGIYVRELYEVGQQVRVGEVEGQIEEIGTVKTTLLTDEGELVSLSNRILLEQHVSSR, encoded by the coding sequence ATGGAACTTGATCTCTGGACTCAGAGCCTCGTCACTGCAATGACTGCGTTGTGGACCAAAGTCGCTAACTTCATTCCGAACCTGTTCGGCGCACTGGTTGTGCTGCTGTTGGGTTTCGTCGTGGCCAAGCTGCTCGACACCTTGCTCTCCAAATTGCTCGCCAAACTGGGCCTCGATCGCCTGATGGGCGGCACCGGGCTGACCAAGCTGATGTCGCGTGCCGGGCTGCAGGTGCCGATCTCGACGCTGATCGGTAAAATCGTCTACTGGTTCGTTCTGCTGATTTTTCTGGTATCTGCGGCAGAATCCCTTGGCCTTGAGCGAGTTTCAGCTACGCTGGACATGCTGGCGTTGTATCTGCCGAAAGTGTTCGGCGCCGCGCTGGTGCTGCTGGTCGGTGTCCTGCTGGCGCAACTGGCCAACGGGCTGGTGCGCGGCGCAGCAGAAGGCGTAGGCCTGGACTACGCTTCGGGGTTGGGGCGGATCGCGCAGGGGCTGGTGATCATCATCAGCATCTCGGTGGCGATCAGCCAGCTCGAGGTCAAGACCGACCTGCTGAACCATGTGATTGTCATCGTTTTGATTACCGTTGGTCTGGCAGTTGCGCTGGCCATGGGTTTGGGAAGCCGGGAAATCGCCGGTCAGATTCTTGCGGGAATCTATGTGCGTGAGCTGTATGAGGTTGGGCAACAAGTGCGTGTTGGCGAGGTCGAAGGCCAGATCGAAGAGATCGGCACGGTTAAAACCACATTGCTGACCGATGAGGGTGAGCTAGTCTCTCTCTCCAATCGGATCCTGCTGGAACAGCATGTGAGTAGCCGCTAA
- the sigX gene encoding RNA polymerase sigma factor SigX codes for MNKAQPLSTRYDPRELSDEELVARSHTELFHVTRAYEELMRRYQRTLFNVCARYLGNDRDADDVCQEVMLKVLYGLKNFEGKSKFKTWLYSITYNECITQYRKERRKRRLMDALSLDPLEEASEEKAPKPEEKGGLDRWLVYVNPIDREILVLRFVAELEFQEIADIMHMGLSATKMRYKRALDKLREKFAGIAET; via the coding sequence TTGAATAAAGCCCAACCGCTATCCACGCGCTACGACCCCCGCGAGCTCTCTGATGAGGAGTTGGTCGCGCGCTCGCATACCGAGCTGTTTCACGTAACGCGCGCCTACGAAGAGTTGATGCGGCGTTACCAGCGAACATTATTTAACGTCTGCGCGAGATATCTTGGGAACGATCGCGACGCAGACGATGTCTGTCAGGAAGTGATGCTGAAGGTGCTGTACGGCCTGAAGAACTTCGAGGGGAAATCGAAGTTCAAAACCTGGCTTTACAGCATCACTTACAATGAATGCATCACGCAGTATCGGAAGGAACGGCGTAAGCGTCGCTTGATGGACGCTCTCAGTCTGGACCCTCTTGAAGAAGCGTCTGAAGAAAAGGCGCCGAAGCCGGAGGAGAAGGGTGGGCTTGATCGCTGGCTGGTGTATGTGAATCCGATTGACCGCGAAATTCTGGTGCTACGATTTGTCGCAGAGCTGGAGTTTCAGGAGATCGCAGACATCATGCACATGGGTTTGAGTGCGACAAAAATGCGTTACAAACGCGCTCTAGATAAATTGCGTGAGAAATTTGCAGGCATTGCTGAAACTTAG
- a CDS encoding OmpA family protein: MKLKNTLGLAIGSLIAATSIGALAQGQGAVEIEGFAKKEQFDSARNFKNNGNLFGGSIGYFLTDDVELRLGYDEVHNVRADDGKNVKGANTALDALYHFNNPGDMIRPYVSAGFSDQSIDQNGSNGRNRSTFANVGGGAKLYFTENFYARAGVEAQYNIDQGDTEWAPSVGIGVNFGGGSKPAAAPVPAPAEVCSDSDNDGVCDNVDKCPDTPANVTVDADGCPAVAEVVRVELDVKFDFDKSVVKPNSYGDIKNLADFMKQYPSTTTTVEGHTDSVGPDAYNQKLSERRANAVKQVLTNQYGVESSRVQSVGYGESRPVADNKTDAGRAVNRRVEAQVEAQAK; the protein is encoded by the coding sequence ATGAAACTGAAAAACACCTTGGGCTTGGCCATTGGTTCTCTGATTGCCGCCACTTCGATCGGCGCTCTGGCACAAGGCCAAGGCGCAGTTGAAATCGAAGGCTTCGCTAAGAAAGAACAATTCGACAGCGCTCGTAACTTCAAGAACAACGGCAACCTGTTCGGCGGTTCGATCGGTTACTTCCTGACCGACGACGTTGAACTGCGTCTGGGCTACGACGAAGTGCACAACGTACGTGCCGACGATGGCAAGAACGTCAAAGGCGCTAACACCGCTCTGGACGCTCTGTACCACTTCAACAACCCAGGCGACATGATTCGTCCATACGTTTCGGCCGGTTTCTCTGACCAGAGCATCGACCAGAACGGTTCGAACGGTCGTAACCGTTCCACCTTCGCCAACGTTGGCGGCGGTGCCAAGCTGTACTTCACCGAGAACTTCTACGCCCGTGCCGGCGTTGAAGCTCAGTACAACATCGACCAGGGCGACACCGAGTGGGCTCCTAGCGTCGGTATCGGTGTGAACTTCGGTGGCGGCTCCAAGCCAGCTGCTGCTCCAGTTCCAGCACCTGCTGAAGTCTGCTCCGACAGCGACAACGATGGCGTTTGCGACAACGTTGACAAGTGCCCGGACACCCCAGCCAACGTAACCGTTGACGCTGATGGCTGCCCAGCAGTTGCTGAAGTTGTTCGTGTTGAGCTGGACGTGAAATTCGACTTCGACAAGTCGGTAGTCAAGCCAAACAGCTACGGCGACATCAAGAACCTGGCTGACTTCATGAAGCAGTACCCATCCACCACCACTACTGTTGAAGGTCACACTGACTCCGTCGGTCCTGACGCTTACAACCAGAAACTGTCCGAGCGTCGTGCAAACGCCGTTAAGCAAGTTCTGACCAACCAGTACGGTGTTGAATCGTCCCGCGTTCAGTCTGTTGGCTACGGCGAATCCCGCCCAGTTGCTGACAACAAAACTGACGCTGGCCGCGCTGTAAACCGTCGCGTAGAAGCGCAGGTTGAAGCTCAAGCTAAGTAA
- the cobA gene encoding uroporphyrinogen-III C-methyltransferase — MNAKVWLVGAGPGDPELLTLKAVRALREADVVMIDDLVNDAVLEHCPAARVIPVGKRGGCRSTPQAFIHRLMLRYARQGKCVVRLKGGDPCIFGRGGEEAQWLRERGVEVELVNGITAGLAGATQCDIPLTLRGVARGVTLVTAHTQDDSQLNWQALAQGGTTLVVYMGVAKLGEIRDQLLAGGMAADTPVAMIENASLAHQRECRSDLTAMAEDASAFELKSPAILVIGAVAAVAQEQKIAAFGSSGSAYNAQAL, encoded by the coding sequence ATGAATGCGAAAGTCTGGCTGGTGGGCGCAGGCCCTGGCGATCCGGAGTTGCTGACGCTCAAAGCGGTGCGCGCATTGCGCGAGGCCGATGTGGTGATGATCGATGATCTGGTCAATGACGCCGTGCTGGAGCACTGCCCGGCTGCGCGGGTGATCCCGGTGGGCAAACGCGGCGGCTGCCGTTCGACCCCGCAGGCGTTTATCCATCGGCTGATGCTGCGTTATGCCCGCCAGGGCAAATGCGTGGTGCGCCTGAAGGGCGGCGATCCGTGCATTTTCGGCCGCGGTGGCGAAGAAGCGCAGTGGTTGCGCGAGCGCGGGGTTGAAGTGGAATTGGTCAATGGCATCACCGCTGGGCTGGCCGGGGCGACGCAGTGCGATATTCCGCTGACGCTGCGTGGCGTGGCGCGCGGGGTGACGCTGGTGACTGCGCACACGCAGGATGACAGCCAGTTGAACTGGCAGGCGTTGGCGCAAGGCGGGACGACGCTCGTGGTTTACATGGGCGTGGCCAAGCTGGGCGAGATTCGTGATCAGCTGCTGGCCGGAGGGATGGCGGCGGATACGCCGGTGGCGATGATCGAAAACGCCTCTTTGGCGCATCAGCGTGAATGTCGCAGTGATTTGACTGCGATGGCTGAGGATGCCTCGGCGTTTGAATTGAAGAGCCCGGCGATTCTGGTGATTGGTGCGGTGGCGGCCGTTGCTCAAGAACAAAAGATCGCAGCTTTCGGTAGCTCCGGGTCGGCGTACAACGCGCAGGCGCTTTAA
- a CDS encoding nitrate reductase, whose product MNRQTTASTCCYCGVGCGVLIEHDGERILGVSGDPAHPANFGKLCSKGSTLHLTGDLAARALYPELRLGKGLARSRTDWDTALDHATNVFAETIAEHGPDSVAFYISGQLLTEDYYAFNKLARALVGTNNIDSNSRLCMSSAVVGYKRSLGADAPPCSYEDLELSDCVMIVGSNMAYAHPVLFRRLEEAKSRRPQMKVIVIDPRRTDTCDLADLHLAILPGTDVALFHGILHLLLWEDWIDRDFIKAHTEGLAELKTLVRDYTPQMVSQLCGISIEQLQQCAEWVGTAPSFLSLWCMGLNQSSAGSAKNSALINLHLATGQIGRPGAGPFSLTGQPNAMGGRETGSLSNLLPGHRDAANPEHRAEVAAYWGVESLPEAPGLSAIELFENLRSGKIKALWIACTNPAQSMPDQSAVRAALEACPFVVLQEAFRTTETAAFADLLLPAASWGEKEGSVTNSERRISHVRKAVVAPGEARPDWAITVDFAQRLEKRLRPRQPSLFAFDRPSQLFDEFKALTRGRDLDLSGISHALIDEIGPQQWPFPAGARQGTPRLYGDGIFPTANGRAQFIADPYRAAKEQRDARFPLTLITGRLRDQWHGMSRTGTAAQLFGHVSEAVLSLHPDEMRRHRLQPGDLVNLKSRRGAVIVAVGSDDSVRPGQAFLPMHWGDRYLKGGVNTLTLPAFDPLSKQPELKHSGVRLEAVNLPWQLFALIEGDVQRHFETLRPLCEAFSYVSLSLVGRERPALLIRAEHGQAPDPQLLGEIDQCLSLLDGPVLAYDDPRRAIGKRVRIENGRITAIRLAGETLAQHWLQSLWLEGRADQQLRRWLLAPMSAPPGTVGAIATDKTLCNCENVSLNAVCAGIRQGLDLQGLKKTLRCGTQCGSCVPEIKRLLAAEARPVAVI is encoded by the coding sequence ATGAACCGCCAGACGACCGCCTCGACCTGCTGTTACTGCGGGGTCGGCTGCGGCGTGCTGATCGAGCATGACGGCGAGCGCATCCTCGGCGTCAGCGGCGATCCGGCGCACCCGGCCAACTTCGGCAAACTGTGCAGCAAAGGCTCGACGCTGCACCTGACCGGCGACCTCGCCGCCCGCGCCTTGTACCCGGAACTGCGCCTGGGCAAAGGCCTGGCGCGCAGCCGTACTGACTGGGATACCGCCCTCGACCACGCGACTAACGTGTTTGCCGAAACCATCGCCGAACACGGCCCGGACAGCGTGGCGTTCTACATCTCCGGGCAGTTGCTCACCGAGGACTACTACGCCTTCAACAAACTGGCGCGGGCGCTGGTGGGCACCAACAACATCGACAGTAATTCGCGGCTGTGCATGTCCTCGGCGGTGGTCGGCTACAAACGCAGCCTCGGCGCCGACGCGCCGCCGTGCAGTTACGAAGACCTGGAGCTCAGCGACTGCGTGATGATCGTCGGCAGTAACATGGCCTACGCCCATCCGGTACTTTTCCGTCGACTGGAGGAAGCCAAATCCCGTCGCCCGCAGATGAAAGTCATCGTGATCGACCCGCGTCGCACCGACACCTGCGATTTGGCTGACCTGCATCTGGCGATTCTTCCGGGCACCGATGTCGCCTTGTTCCATGGGATTTTGCATCTGCTGTTGTGGGAAGACTGGATCGATCGCGATTTCATCAAGGCGCACACCGAAGGCCTCGCCGAACTCAAGACGCTGGTCCGCGATTACACCCCGCAAATGGTTTCGCAACTGTGCGGCATCAGCATCGAGCAACTGCAGCAATGCGCAGAATGGGTCGGCACTGCGCCGAGCTTCCTGTCGCTGTGGTGCATGGGCCTGAATCAGTCCAGCGCCGGCAGCGCGAAAAACAGCGCGCTGATCAATCTGCACTTGGCCACCGGGCAAATCGGCCGGCCCGGTGCAGGACCTTTCTCCCTGACGGGTCAGCCGAACGCCATGGGCGGGCGGGAAACCGGCAGTCTGTCCAATTTGCTGCCCGGTCACCGCGATGCCGCCAACCCGGAGCATCGCGCCGAGGTGGCGGCGTATTGGGGCGTGGAGAGCTTGCCCGAGGCGCCGGGCCTGAGCGCCATCGAACTGTTCGAAAACCTGCGCAGCGGCAAAATCAAAGCACTGTGGATTGCCTGTACCAATCCGGCGCAATCGATGCCTGATCAGAGCGCAGTCCGCGCAGCGCTTGAGGCCTGCCCTTTTGTGGTATTGCAGGAAGCTTTTCGCACCACCGAAACCGCTGCATTTGCCGACCTGCTGTTACCCGCCGCCAGTTGGGGCGAGAAAGAAGGTTCGGTGACCAACTCCGAGCGGCGCATTTCCCACGTGCGCAAAGCGGTTGTCGCACCGGGCGAAGCGCGGCCGGACTGGGCAATCACGGTGGATTTCGCACAGCGTCTGGAGAAACGTCTGCGTCCTCGGCAGCCAAGTCTGTTCGCTTTCGATCGACCTTCGCAGTTGTTTGATGAATTCAAAGCGCTGACCCGTGGGCGAGACCTGGATCTGTCCGGGATCAGTCATGCCTTGATCGACGAGATCGGTCCGCAGCAATGGCCCTTCCCTGCCGGCGCCCGCCAAGGCACGCCACGCTTGTACGGCGACGGCATTTTCCCTACAGCCAATGGTCGCGCGCAGTTCATTGCCGATCCGTACCGCGCCGCCAAGGAACAACGCGACGCGCGCTTTCCGCTGACTTTGATCACCGGTCGCCTGCGTGACCAGTGGCACGGCATGAGCCGCACCGGCACCGCCGCGCAATTGTTCGGCCACGTCAGCGAAGCCGTGCTGAGCCTGCACCCGGACGAGATGCGCCGGCATCGCTTGCAGCCCGGCGATCTGGTCAATCTGAAAAGCCGCCGTGGCGCGGTGATTGTTGCGGTCGGCAGCGACGACAGCGTGCGTCCGGGCCAGGCGTTCCTGCCGATGCACTGGGGCGATCGCTATCTCAAGGGCGGCGTCAACACGCTGACCTTGCCGGCGTTTGATCCGCTGTCCAAACAACCGGAGCTCAAGCACAGCGGCGTGCGTCTGGAGGCAGTCAATCTGCCTTGGCAACTGTTCGCCTTGATCGAGGGTGATGTTCAACGGCATTTCGAGACGCTACGACCGCTGTGCGAGGCGTTTTCCTACGTTAGCCTCAGCCTTGTCGGGCGTGAGCGGCCAGCGTTGCTGATACGCGCTGAACACGGCCAGGCGCCGGATCCACAGCTGCTGGGTGAGATCGACCAGTGTCTGTCACTGCTGGATGGCCCGGTTCTGGCCTATGACGATCCGCGTCGCGCCATTGGCAAGCGGGTGCGCATCGAAAACGGCCGTATCACTGCGATTCGCCTGGCCGGGGAAACCCTTGCGCAACACTGGTTGCAGAGCCTGTGGCTGGAGGGCCGCGCCGACCAACAACTGCGGCGCTGGCTGCTCGCGCCGATGAGCGCGCCGCCGGGCACTGTCGGAGCGATCGCCACCGACAAGACCTTGTGCAATTGCGAAAACGTCAGCCTCAACGCAGTCTGCGCCGGCATTCGCCAAGGCCTGGATCTGCAAGGCCTGAAAAAAACTCTCCGATGCGGTACGCAATGCGGCTCCTGCGTGCCGGAAATCAAGCGTCTGCTGGCTGCCGAAGCGCGGCCGGTCGCGGTCATTTAA
- the nirD gene encoding nitrite reductase small subunit NirD: MNWLDICALEEINALGSRIIAGPKGDIAIFRTSDDEVFALDDRCPHKGGPLSQGLIYGKRVACPLHNWQIDLETGEAQAPDIGCAHHHPARVENGRVQLALRDAI, translated from the coding sequence ATGAACTGGCTCGATATCTGTGCGCTGGAAGAGATCAACGCCCTCGGTTCGCGGATCATTGCCGGACCGAAAGGTGACATCGCGATTTTTCGTACAAGCGACGACGAGGTTTTCGCCCTCGATGACCGCTGCCCGCACAAGGGCGGGCCGCTATCGCAGGGTCTGATCTACGGCAAGCGCGTGGCCTGCCCGCTGCACAACTGGCAGATCGACCTGGAAACCGGCGAAGCCCAGGCGCCGGACATCGGCTGTGCCCATCACCATCCGGCGCGGGTCGAGAATGGCCGGGTGCAACTGGCCCTGCGGGACGCCATCTGA
- the nirB gene encoding nitrite reductase large subunit NirB — MKKLKLVMIGNGMAGVRTLEELLKLSDELYDITVFGAEPHTNYNRILLSPVLAGEQTFEEIVLNDLDWYLQNNIKLLLNRKVVEIDRVKRRVIAEDGTEAEYDRLLIATGSTPFILPIPGNTLQGVIGYRDIADTQAMIDTARTHKHAVVIGGGLLGLEAANGLMLRGMHVTVVHLGEWLLERQLDKTSGQLLQSALESRGLHFRLCEQTQALHDAGNGRVGSVQFKNGDIIPADLVVMAAGIRPNTELAEKAGIPCNRGILVNDTLQTYDPRIYAIGECASHRGIAYGLVAPLFEQAKVCANHLAQLGFARYQGSVTSTKLKVTGIDLFSAGDFMGGEGTETITLSDPIGGVYKKLVIKDDVLVGACLYGDTADGGWYFRQIRENHAIGEIRDHLMFGENALGDVGHQGQDKAMVMADSAEVCGCNGVCKGTIVKAIQEHGLFSVDEVKKHTKAASSCGSCAGLVEQILINTVGGAADVKPKSEKAICGCSDLNHGQIRQAIRQEHLLTIAETMSYLNWRTPNGCATCRPALNYYLISTWPGEAKDDPQSRLINERAHANIQKDGTYSVVPRMWGGVTNPSELRRIADVADKYNVPMVKVTGGQRIDLLGIKKQDLPGVWKDLDMPSGHAYGKSIRTVKTCVGSEFCRFGTQNSTQLGIELEHDLFNMWSPHKVKLAVSGCPRNCSEAGIKDVGIIGVDSGWEMYIGGNGGIKTEVAEFFVKLKTAEEVREYNGAFLQLYREEAFYLERTVHYLQRVGMEHIKKNVLEDAERRKALNERLQFSLSFEQDPWKERLAQPQLKKEFDVIPVKNLEVPA; from the coding sequence ATGAAAAAACTCAAACTGGTGATGATCGGCAATGGCATGGCCGGGGTGCGTACCCTGGAAGAACTGCTCAAGCTGAGCGACGAGCTCTACGACATCACCGTCTTCGGCGCCGAACCGCACACCAACTACAACCGCATCCTGCTGTCGCCGGTGCTGGCCGGTGAGCAGACTTTCGAAGAGATCGTCCTCAACGACCTCGACTGGTACCTGCAAAACAACATCAAGCTGCTGCTCAACCGCAAAGTGGTGGAGATCGACCGGGTCAAACGCCGAGTGATTGCCGAGGACGGCACCGAAGCCGAGTACGATCGCCTGCTGATCGCCACCGGCTCGACCCCGTTCATCCTGCCAATCCCCGGCAACACTTTGCAGGGCGTGATCGGCTATCGCGACATCGCCGACACCCAGGCCATGATCGACACCGCCAGGACCCACAAGCACGCCGTAGTCATCGGCGGCGGCCTGCTCGGCCTCGAAGCGGCCAATGGCCTGATGCTGCGCGGCATGCACGTGACCGTGGTGCACCTCGGCGAATGGCTGCTGGAGCGGCAACTGGACAAGACCAGCGGCCAGCTTCTGCAATCGGCGCTGGAATCCCGTGGTCTGCACTTCCGCCTATGCGAACAGACCCAAGCCCTGCACGATGCCGGCAATGGCCGGGTCGGCTCGGTGCAGTTCAAGAACGGCGACATCATTCCTGCCGATCTGGTGGTGATGGCCGCCGGCATCCGCCCCAACACCGAACTGGCAGAAAAGGCCGGCATCCCGTGCAATCGCGGGATTCTGGTCAACGACACCCTGCAAACCTACGACCCGCGCATCTACGCAATCGGCGAATGCGCCAGCCATCGCGGCATTGCCTACGGCCTCGTTGCGCCGCTGTTCGAACAAGCCAAGGTCTGCGCCAATCACCTCGCGCAACTGGGTTTCGCTCGCTATCAGGGCTCGGTGACTTCGACCAAATTGAAAGTCACCGGCATCGACCTGTTCTCCGCCGGCGATTTCATGGGCGGCGAAGGCACCGAGACCATCACCCTCTCCGACCCGATCGGCGGCGTGTACAAAAAACTGGTGATCAAGGATGACGTGCTGGTCGGCGCCTGTCTGTACGGCGATACGGCAGATGGCGGTTGGTATTTCCGGCAGATTCGTGAGAATCACGCCATCGGCGAGATCCGCGATCACCTCATGTTCGGCGAAAACGCTTTAGGCGACGTAGGACATCAGGGCCAGGACAAAGCCATGGTCATGGCCGACAGCGCCGAAGTGTGTGGCTGCAACGGTGTGTGCAAGGGCACCATCGTCAAGGCGATTCAGGAACACGGCCTGTTCAGCGTCGATGAAGTGAAGAAACACACCAAGGCTGCCAGCTCCTGCGGTTCCTGCGCCGGCCTTGTTGAACAGATCCTGATCAATACGGTGGGTGGCGCGGCCGACGTCAAACCGAAAAGCGAAAAAGCCATCTGCGGTTGCAGCGACCTCAACCACGGGCAGATTCGTCAGGCGATCCGCCAGGAACACCTGCTGACCATCGCCGAGACCATGAGTTACCTGAACTGGCGCACGCCCAATGGCTGCGCGACCTGTCGCCCGGCGCTCAACTACTACCTGATTTCCACCTGGCCGGGCGAAGCCAAGGACGACCCGCAATCGCGTCTGATCAACGAACGCGCCCACGCCAACATTCAGAAGGACGGCACCTATTCGGTGGTGCCGCGCATGTGGGGCGGCGTGACCAATCCGTCGGAACTGCGGCGTATCGCCGATGTGGCCGACAAGTACAACGTGCCGATGGTCAAGGTCACTGGCGGTCAGCGCATCGACTTGCTGGGGATCAAGAAACAGGATCTGCCCGGCGTCTGGAAAGACCTCGACATGCCGTCCGGCCACGCCTACGGCAAATCCATCCGCACCGTGAAAACCTGCGTCGGCAGCGAGTTCTGCCGCTTCGGCACGCAGAACTCGACGCAACTGGGCATCGAACTCGAGCACGACCTGTTCAACATGTGGTCGCCGCACAAAGTGAAGCTGGCCGTGTCCGGCTGCCCACGCAACTGCTCGGAAGCGGGCATCAAGGACGTAGGAATTATCGGCGTCGACTCCGGCTGGGAGATGTACATCGGTGGCAACGGCGGGATCAAGACCGAAGTCGCCGAGTTCTTCGTCAAGCTCAAGACTGCCGAGGAAGTCCGTGAATACAACGGCGCGTTCCTGCAGCTCTACCGCGAAGAAGCCTTCTACCTCGAACGCACCGTGCACTACCTGCAACGGGTCGGCATGGAGCACATCAAGAAGAACGTGCTCGAAGACGCCGAGCGGCGCAAGGCCCTGAACGAGCGGCTGCAATTCTCCCTGTCGTTCGAACAGGACCCATGGAAAGAACGCCTGGCGCAGCCGCAACTGAAGAAAGAATTCGACGTGATCCCCGTGAAAAACCTGGAGGTGCCGGCATGA